In the Micromonospora narathiwatensis genome, one interval contains:
- a CDS encoding C39 family peptidase gives MRTDILRKTVLTAAGVAATAGGIAGPAIAAHAADNKPAQRELNVRYEAQPNFYYCGPAATRNALSVQGKDINVDAMAKEMGTTENGTNSINDITPVLNKETGKDAYHSVEIKNNKADTKQTDTLRTDIVHAVNDGRAVVANIAGTATDTDGNTHSFEGGHYISVVGYHNDGKTVTIADSANPNTASYQISVDNLANWIATRGYSA, from the coding sequence ATGCGTACCGACATCCTGCGCAAGACCGTCCTGACCGCTGCTGGCGTCGCCGCCACCGCCGGTGGCATCGCCGGTCCCGCCATCGCCGCCCACGCCGCCGACAACAAGCCCGCCCAGCGTGAGCTCAACGTCCGCTACGAGGCCCAGCCCAACTTCTACTACTGCGGCCCCGCCGCCACCCGCAACGCCCTCTCCGTCCAGGGCAAGGACATCAACGTCGACGCCATGGCCAAGGAGATGGGCACCACCGAGAACGGCACCAACAGCATCAACGACATCACCCCCGTCCTGAACAAGGAAACCGGCAAGGACGCCTACCACTCGGTCGAAATCAAGAACAACAAGGCCGACACCAAGCAGACCGACACCCTGCGCACCGACATCGTCCACGCCGTGAACGACGGCCGCGCCGTAGTCGCCAACATCGCCGGCACCGCCACCGACACCGACGGCAACACCCACTCCTTCGAAGGCGGCCACTACATCAGCGTCGTCGGCTACCACAACGACGGCAAGACCGTCACCATCGCCGACTCCGCCAACCCCAACACCGCCTCCTACCAGATCAGCGTCGACAACCTCGCCAACTGGATCGCCACCCGCGGCTACTCCGCCTGA
- the dusB gene encoding tRNA dihydrouridine synthase DusB yields MTAPTVPALRPLTLGRHQVWPPVVLAPMAGITNVGFRRLCREQGGGIYVCEMITTRALVERNPKTLRMIAFGAEEQPRSLQLYGTDPEITAAAVRIVVERDLADHIDLNFGCPVPKVTRRGGGSALPWRRRLFARLVRAAVDAASPAGVPVTVKMRKGIDDDHLTYVEAGLAAQDAGVAAVALHGRTAAQRYSGTADWDAIATLKQALDVPVLGNGDIWEADDALRMVAHTGVDGVVIGRGCLGRPWLFADLEAAFNGRPGRRLPSLGEVAVTMRRHAELLVDQFVAGARNPARGERDGCTDFRKHVAWYLKGFPIGSELRRSLAMIDSLAQLDDLLGKLDPAVPFPVETLGQPRGRTNSPGKVFLPDGWLASRDDDTPPDGAELDDSGG; encoded by the coding sequence GTGACCGCCCCGACCGTGCCCGCGCTGCGCCCGTTGACTCTCGGGCGGCACCAGGTGTGGCCGCCGGTGGTGCTCGCGCCGATGGCCGGGATCACCAACGTCGGCTTCCGCCGGCTCTGCCGTGAGCAGGGCGGCGGCATCTACGTCTGCGAGATGATCACGACGCGGGCGCTGGTCGAGCGGAACCCGAAGACGCTGCGCATGATCGCCTTCGGCGCCGAGGAGCAGCCGCGCAGCCTCCAGCTCTACGGCACCGACCCGGAAATCACCGCCGCCGCCGTGCGGATCGTGGTGGAGCGGGATCTCGCCGATCACATCGACCTCAACTTCGGCTGCCCGGTCCCCAAGGTCACCCGGCGCGGCGGCGGGTCCGCCCTGCCGTGGCGGCGTCGGCTCTTCGCCCGGCTGGTCAGGGCCGCGGTGGACGCCGCGTCCCCCGCCGGGGTGCCGGTCACCGTCAAGATGCGCAAGGGCATCGACGACGACCACCTGACGTACGTCGAGGCCGGGCTCGCCGCCCAGGACGCCGGCGTCGCGGCGGTCGCCCTGCACGGGCGTACGGCCGCGCAGCGCTACTCGGGCACCGCCGACTGGGACGCCATCGCCACCCTGAAGCAGGCACTCGACGTGCCGGTGCTCGGCAACGGCGACATCTGGGAGGCCGACGACGCGTTGCGGATGGTCGCCCACACCGGCGTCGATGGCGTGGTGATCGGGCGCGGCTGCCTGGGCCGGCCGTGGCTATTCGCCGACCTGGAGGCCGCCTTCAACGGCCGCCCCGGGCGACGGCTGCCGAGCCTCGGCGAGGTGGCGGTGACCATGCGACGGCACGCCGAGCTGCTGGTGGACCAGTTCGTGGCCGGTGCCCGCAACCCGGCCCGGGGCGAGCGGGACGGCTGCACCGACTTCCGCAAGCACGTCGCCTGGTACCTCAAGGGCTTCCCGATCGGCAGCGAGCTGCGCCGCTCCCTCGCGATGATCGACAGCCTGGCCCAGCTCGACGACCTGCTGGGCAAGCTCGACCCGGCCGTGCCGTTCCCGGTGGAGACCCTCGGCCAGCCGCGTGGCCGGACCAACTCCCCGGGCAAGGTCTTCCTGCCCGACGGCTGGCTGGCCAGCCGCGACGACGACACCCCACCGGACGGAGCCGAGCTGGACGACTCCGGCGGCTGA
- a CDS encoding glycine--tRNA ligase has translation MPADRIDAVVSLAKRRGFVFPSSEIYGGTRSAWDYGPLGVELKENVRRQWWRNMVQQRDDVVGLDSAVILARQVWEASGHIAEFVDPLTECQSCHKRFRADHLEEAYAEKHGKPLTSLSELNCPNCGNKGTFTEPKMFNGLMKTYLGPVESDEGLHYLRPETAQGIFVNYKNVETVARKKPPFGIAQTGKSFRNEITPGNFIFRTREFEQMEMEFFVEPGTDEEWHEYWLRERWNWYLDLGLSESNLRFYEHPKEKLSHYSKRTVDIEYRFQFGGSEFAELEGIANRTDFDLSTHTKHSGVDLSYFDQTKGERWVPYVIEPAAGLTRAVLAFLLEAYDEDEAPNTKGGVDKRTVMRFDPRLAPVKVAVLPLSRNEALSPKAKQLAADLRKRWVVEFDDSQAIGRRYRRQDEIGTPFCVTVDFDTLDDNAVTVRNRDTMAQERISLDQVERYLIERLPGC, from the coding sequence ATGCCAGCCGACCGCATCGACGCCGTCGTCAGCCTCGCCAAGCGCCGGGGCTTCGTCTTCCCCTCCAGCGAGATCTACGGAGGCACCCGGTCGGCGTGGGACTACGGTCCGCTCGGCGTGGAGCTCAAGGAGAACGTCCGCCGGCAGTGGTGGCGGAACATGGTCCAGCAGCGCGACGACGTCGTCGGCCTGGACTCCGCGGTCATCCTGGCCCGGCAGGTCTGGGAGGCCAGCGGCCACATCGCCGAGTTCGTCGACCCGCTGACCGAGTGTCAGTCCTGCCACAAGCGGTTCCGCGCCGACCACCTGGAGGAGGCGTACGCCGAGAAGCACGGCAAGCCGCTGACCTCGCTGTCGGAGCTGAACTGCCCCAACTGCGGCAACAAGGGCACCTTCACCGAGCCGAAGATGTTCAACGGCCTGATGAAGACCTACCTGGGCCCGGTGGAGAGCGACGAGGGCCTGCACTACCTGCGCCCGGAGACCGCCCAAGGCATCTTCGTCAACTACAAGAACGTGGAGACGGTCGCCCGGAAGAAGCCGCCGTTCGGCATCGCGCAGACCGGCAAGTCGTTCCGTAACGAGATCACCCCGGGCAACTTCATCTTCCGGACCCGCGAGTTCGAGCAGATGGAGATGGAGTTCTTCGTCGAGCCGGGCACCGACGAGGAGTGGCACGAGTACTGGCTGCGGGAGCGCTGGAACTGGTACCTCGACCTCGGCCTGTCGGAGAGCAACCTGCGCTTCTACGAGCACCCGAAGGAGAAGCTCTCCCACTACTCGAAGCGCACGGTCGACATCGAGTACCGGTTCCAGTTCGGCGGCAGCGAGTTCGCCGAGCTGGAGGGCATCGCCAACCGCACCGACTTCGACCTGTCCACGCACACCAAGCACTCCGGCGTCGACCTGTCGTACTTCGACCAGACCAAGGGCGAGCGCTGGGTCCCGTACGTCATCGAGCCGGCCGCCGGCCTGACCCGCGCGGTGCTCGCCTTCCTGCTGGAGGCGTACGACGAGGACGAGGCGCCGAACACCAAGGGCGGCGTGGACAAGCGGACCGTCATGCGCTTCGACCCGCGGCTGGCCCCGGTCAAGGTGGCGGTGCTGCCGCTGTCCCGTAACGAGGCGCTCTCGCCGAAGGCCAAGCAGCTCGCCGCCGACCTGCGCAAGCGCTGGGTGGTCGAGTTCGACGACTCGCAGGCGATCGGCCGCCGCTACCGCCGGCAGGACGAGATCGGCACACCGTTCTGCGTGACGGTCGACTTCGACACCCTCGACGACAACGCGGTGACCGTGCGGAACCGGGACACGATGGCCCAGGAGCGCATCTCCCTGGACCAGGTCGAGCGCTACCTGATCGAGCGCCTTCCCGGCTGCTGA
- a CDS encoding Rv0361 family membrane protein, whose translation MTAPGPAAPPPPSVPPGVPPVAGSPTPAPPPEPGVPAPPPGPGVAPPFAAPPTEGRRARLWLGLGVGALAVLLCCGGGGAAVVGLAVSNAQAIQEQGRTVTNNYYRALVDRNWSKAYDQLCADARRRESRPEFEQRVATEPQITGYRVGTVDAQTLTVPVDVTLAGGKREAQTVTLSPDQQTGAVEVCGVS comes from the coding sequence ATGACCGCTCCCGGACCGGCCGCCCCGCCCCCGCCTTCCGTGCCGCCCGGCGTGCCACCGGTAGCGGGATCGCCGACCCCCGCGCCGCCGCCCGAGCCGGGCGTCCCGGCGCCGCCGCCCGGCCCCGGAGTCGCCCCACCGTTCGCGGCGCCGCCCACCGAGGGGCGCCGGGCCCGGCTCTGGCTCGGGCTCGGCGTCGGCGCGCTCGCCGTGCTGCTCTGCTGCGGCGGGGGCGGCGCGGCCGTCGTCGGGCTGGCGGTGAGCAACGCCCAGGCCATCCAGGAACAGGGCCGCACGGTCACCAACAACTACTACCGGGCCCTCGTCGACAGGAACTGGTCCAAGGCGTACGACCAGCTCTGCGCCGACGCCCGGCGACGCGAGTCCCGGCCGGAGTTCGAGCAGCGGGTGGCCACCGAGCCGCAGATCACCGGCTACCGGGTGGGCACCGTCGACGCGCAGACGCTGACCGTCCCGGTGGACGTCACGCTGGCCGGTGGCAAGCGGGAGGCCCAGACGGTGACCCTGTCGCCGGATCAGCAGACGGGCGCCGTGGAGGTCTGCGGGGTGAGCTGA
- a CDS encoding antibiotic biosynthesis monooxygenase family protein, whose product MLVTNRFVVDPDGASDFTERAHAALAALAARPGYLRGELLRALDDPTHWCLVTEWESVGAYRRALGGFDVKVTAVPLLARSVDEPSAYETLASAAPEGEVVVVASDRAAGPYR is encoded by the coding sequence GTGCTGGTCACCAACCGGTTCGTAGTCGACCCCGACGGCGCGTCGGACTTCACCGAGCGGGCGCACGCCGCCCTCGCCGCGCTCGCGGCCCGCCCCGGCTACCTGCGCGGGGAGCTGTTGCGGGCGCTGGACGACCCGACGCACTGGTGCCTGGTCACCGAGTGGGAGTCGGTCGGCGCGTACCGGCGGGCGCTGGGCGGCTTCGATGTCAAGGTCACGGCGGTGCCACTGCTGGCCCGGTCGGTCGACGAGCCGTCGGCGTACGAGACCCTCGCCAGCGCCGCGCCGGAGGGCGAGGTGGTGGTCGTGGCCAGCGATCGGGCCGCAGGTCCTTACCGCTGA
- a CDS encoding DUF6703 family protein: MQRTQSPVLARLARLNPTAVFLATLVLVLVALFAPGPAGGVLLLALAVLLVWLMTVTWSVQRPATRLLRLLMLTLLIAVALAKLL; encoded by the coding sequence ATGCAGCGTACGCAGAGTCCCGTGCTGGCCCGGCTGGCCCGGCTCAACCCGACGGCGGTGTTCCTGGCCACGCTGGTCCTGGTGCTGGTGGCGCTCTTCGCGCCGGGCCCGGCGGGCGGCGTGCTGTTGCTCGCGCTGGCCGTGTTGCTGGTGTGGCTGATGACCGTCACCTGGTCGGTGCAGAGGCCGGCGACCCGGCTCCTGCGGCTGCTCATGCTGACGCTGTTGATCGCGGTCGCGCTGGCCAAGCTGCTCTGA